In a genomic window of Chrysemys picta bellii isolate R12L10 chromosome 1, ASM1138683v2, whole genome shotgun sequence:
- the FAM131B gene encoding protein FAM131B isoform X4, translated as MEDTTSILPKLKRNSNAYGIGALAKSSFSGPLGISRSMKDHVTKPTAMGQGRVAHMIEWQGWDKGNSQQQQHTHEAVRKDADAYSDLSDGEKEARFLAGVMEQFAISEATLMAWSSMDGEDVSVNSNQENPASNYSENYQELMENQDHMAQTQYDSWPHSYVSQGMYCLGSSDAWETSDQSLIASPATGSYLGQNFEETQSNLQESTLIQSSLIQQHQMQQQQPQALLQNPGLVDMWPPQTAAGGGSGAESSTYMGVHIEEEGNPLLEKAPLLNKKTSPEEDDAVCRDLESLSPREELEHAALSRKVSDVTSSGVQSFDEEEGEANN; from the exons ATGGAAGACACAACCTCCATTCTCCCCAAGCTGAAGCGGAACTCCAATGCTTATGGAATTGGGGCTCTGGCTAAGTCATCTTTC TCTGGCCCCTTAGGGATATCCCGCAGCATGAAGGATCACGTCACGAAGCCAACGGCTATGGGACAGGGTCGTGTAGCTCACATGATTGAGTGGCAAGGGTGGGACAAAGGTAACAGCCAGCAACAGCAGCATACACATGAAGCGGTGCGCAAGGATGCTGATGCCTACTCAGACCTGAGTGACGGCGAGAAGGAGGCCCGATTCCTTGCAG GGGTGATGGAGCAGTTTGCCATCTCTGAGGCCACTCTCATGGCCTGGTCCTCCATGGATGGTGAGGATGTGAGTGTCAACTCCAACCAGGAGAACCCAGCAAGCAACTACAGTGAGAACTACCAGGAGCTGATGGAGAACCAGG ATCACATGGCCCAGACACAGTATGACAGCTGGCCTCACTCCTATGTCTCTCAGGGCATGTATTGCCTGGGCTCCTCTGATGCGTGGGAGACCAGCGACCAGTCCCTCATTGCTTCCCCGGCTACCGGCTCCTACCTAGGCCAGAACTTTGAGGAGACCCAGTCCAACCTGCAGGAGAGCACATTGATTCAGAGTAGCCTCATCCAGCAGCatcagatgcagcagcagcaaccacAGGCCCTGCTCCAGAACCCAGGGCTCGTTGACATGTGGCCCCCTCAGACTGCCGCAgggggtggcagtggggctgAATCCAGCACTTACATGGGGGTGCATATAGAGGAGGAAGGGAACCCACTACTGGAGAAGGCCCCGCTGCTAAACAAGAAGACCTCTCCAGAGGAGGACGATGCTGTATGCCGGGACCTGGAGTCGCTGTCACCTCGGGAGGAGTTGGAACATGCTGCACTCAGCCGCAAGGTCTCGGATGTCACCTCGTCCGGGGTGCAGTCCTTTgatgaggaggagggggaagcaaacAATTGA
- the FAM131B gene encoding protein FAM131B isoform X2, which produces MGCIGSRTVGNEVIAVDWKGLKDVDQINMDSTSSLHGSSIHRPSTEQTRTDFSWDGINLSMEDTTSILPKLKRNSNAYGIGALAKSSFSGISRSMKDHVTKPTAMGQGRVAHMIEWQGWDKGNSQQQQHTHEAVRKDADAYSDLSDGEKEARFLAGVMEQFAISEATLMAWSSMDGEDVSVNSNQENPASNYSENYQELMENQDHMAQTQYDSWPHSYVSQGMYCLGSSDAWETSDQSLIASPATGSYLGQNFEETQSNLQESTLIQSSLIQQHQMQQQQPQALLQNPGLVDMWPPQTAAGGGSGAESSTYMGVHIEEEGNPLLEKAPLLNKKTSPEEDDAVCRDLESLSPREELEHAALSRKVSDVTSSGVQSFDEEEGEANN; this is translated from the exons GGAATGAGGTGATTGCAGTGGACTGGAAGGGACTGAAAGATGTGGACCAGATCAATATGGACAGCACCAGCTCATTGCATGGCAGTAGCATCCACCGACCCTCCACTGAG CAAACCCGGACAGATTTCTCCTGGGATGGTATTAAT ctgtCCATGGAAGACACAACCTCCATTCTCCCCAAGCTGAAGCGGAACTCCAATGCTTATGGAATTGGGGCTCTGGCTAAGTCATCTTTCTCTG GGATATCCCGCAGCATGAAGGATCACGTCACGAAGCCAACGGCTATGGGACAGGGTCGTGTAGCTCACATGATTGAGTGGCAAGGGTGGGACAAAGGTAACAGCCAGCAACAGCAGCATACACATGAAGCGGTGCGCAAGGATGCTGATGCCTACTCAGACCTGAGTGACGGCGAGAAGGAGGCCCGATTCCTTGCAG GGGTGATGGAGCAGTTTGCCATCTCTGAGGCCACTCTCATGGCCTGGTCCTCCATGGATGGTGAGGATGTGAGTGTCAACTCCAACCAGGAGAACCCAGCAAGCAACTACAGTGAGAACTACCAGGAGCTGATGGAGAACCAGG ATCACATGGCCCAGACACAGTATGACAGCTGGCCTCACTCCTATGTCTCTCAGGGCATGTATTGCCTGGGCTCCTCTGATGCGTGGGAGACCAGCGACCAGTCCCTCATTGCTTCCCCGGCTACCGGCTCCTACCTAGGCCAGAACTTTGAGGAGACCCAGTCCAACCTGCAGGAGAGCACATTGATTCAGAGTAGCCTCATCCAGCAGCatcagatgcagcagcagcaaccacAGGCCCTGCTCCAGAACCCAGGGCTCGTTGACATGTGGCCCCCTCAGACTGCCGCAgggggtggcagtggggctgAATCCAGCACTTACATGGGGGTGCATATAGAGGAGGAAGGGAACCCACTACTGGAGAAGGCCCCGCTGCTAAACAAGAAGACCTCTCCAGAGGAGGACGATGCTGTATGCCGGGACCTGGAGTCGCTGTCACCTCGGGAGGAGTTGGAACATGCTGCACTCAGCCGCAAGGTCTCGGATGTCACCTCGTCCGGGGTGCAGTCCTTTgatgaggaggagggggaagcaaacAATTGA
- the FAM131B gene encoding protein FAM131B isoform X3, protein MDSTSSLHGSSIHRPSTEQTRTDFSWDGINLSMEDTTSILPKLKRNSNAYGIGALAKSSFSGPLGISRSMKDHVTKPTAMGQGRVAHMIEWQGWDKGNSQQQQHTHEAVRKDADAYSDLSDGEKEARFLAGVMEQFAISEATLMAWSSMDGEDVSVNSNQENPASNYSENYQELMENQDHMAQTQYDSWPHSYVSQGMYCLGSSDAWETSDQSLIASPATGSYLGQNFEETQSNLQESTLIQSSLIQQHQMQQQQPQALLQNPGLVDMWPPQTAAGGGSGAESSTYMGVHIEEEGNPLLEKAPLLNKKTSPEEDDAVCRDLESLSPREELEHAALSRKVSDVTSSGVQSFDEEEGEANN, encoded by the exons ATGGACAGCACCAGCTCATTGCATGGCAGTAGCATCCACCGACCCTCCACTGAG CAAACCCGGACAGATTTCTCCTGGGATGGTATTAAT ctgtCCATGGAAGACACAACCTCCATTCTCCCCAAGCTGAAGCGGAACTCCAATGCTTATGGAATTGGGGCTCTGGCTAAGTCATCTTTC TCTGGCCCCTTAGGGATATCCCGCAGCATGAAGGATCACGTCACGAAGCCAACGGCTATGGGACAGGGTCGTGTAGCTCACATGATTGAGTGGCAAGGGTGGGACAAAGGTAACAGCCAGCAACAGCAGCATACACATGAAGCGGTGCGCAAGGATGCTGATGCCTACTCAGACCTGAGTGACGGCGAGAAGGAGGCCCGATTCCTTGCAG GGGTGATGGAGCAGTTTGCCATCTCTGAGGCCACTCTCATGGCCTGGTCCTCCATGGATGGTGAGGATGTGAGTGTCAACTCCAACCAGGAGAACCCAGCAAGCAACTACAGTGAGAACTACCAGGAGCTGATGGAGAACCAGG ATCACATGGCCCAGACACAGTATGACAGCTGGCCTCACTCCTATGTCTCTCAGGGCATGTATTGCCTGGGCTCCTCTGATGCGTGGGAGACCAGCGACCAGTCCCTCATTGCTTCCCCGGCTACCGGCTCCTACCTAGGCCAGAACTTTGAGGAGACCCAGTCCAACCTGCAGGAGAGCACATTGATTCAGAGTAGCCTCATCCAGCAGCatcagatgcagcagcagcaaccacAGGCCCTGCTCCAGAACCCAGGGCTCGTTGACATGTGGCCCCCTCAGACTGCCGCAgggggtggcagtggggctgAATCCAGCACTTACATGGGGGTGCATATAGAGGAGGAAGGGAACCCACTACTGGAGAAGGCCCCGCTGCTAAACAAGAAGACCTCTCCAGAGGAGGACGATGCTGTATGCCGGGACCTGGAGTCGCTGTCACCTCGGGAGGAGTTGGAACATGCTGCACTCAGCCGCAAGGTCTCGGATGTCACCTCGTCCGGGGTGCAGTCCTTTgatgaggaggagggggaagcaaacAATTGA
- the FAM131B gene encoding protein FAM131B isoform X1: MGCIGSRTVGNEVIAVDWKGLKDVDQINMDSTSSLHGSSIHRPSTEQTRTDFSWDGINLSMEDTTSILPKLKRNSNAYGIGALAKSSFSGPLGISRSMKDHVTKPTAMGQGRVAHMIEWQGWDKGNSQQQQHTHEAVRKDADAYSDLSDGEKEARFLAGVMEQFAISEATLMAWSSMDGEDVSVNSNQENPASNYSENYQELMENQDHMAQTQYDSWPHSYVSQGMYCLGSSDAWETSDQSLIASPATGSYLGQNFEETQSNLQESTLIQSSLIQQHQMQQQQPQALLQNPGLVDMWPPQTAAGGGSGAESSTYMGVHIEEEGNPLLEKAPLLNKKTSPEEDDAVCRDLESLSPREELEHAALSRKVSDVTSSGVQSFDEEEGEANN; encoded by the exons GGAATGAGGTGATTGCAGTGGACTGGAAGGGACTGAAAGATGTGGACCAGATCAATATGGACAGCACCAGCTCATTGCATGGCAGTAGCATCCACCGACCCTCCACTGAG CAAACCCGGACAGATTTCTCCTGGGATGGTATTAAT ctgtCCATGGAAGACACAACCTCCATTCTCCCCAAGCTGAAGCGGAACTCCAATGCTTATGGAATTGGGGCTCTGGCTAAGTCATCTTTC TCTGGCCCCTTAGGGATATCCCGCAGCATGAAGGATCACGTCACGAAGCCAACGGCTATGGGACAGGGTCGTGTAGCTCACATGATTGAGTGGCAAGGGTGGGACAAAGGTAACAGCCAGCAACAGCAGCATACACATGAAGCGGTGCGCAAGGATGCTGATGCCTACTCAGACCTGAGTGACGGCGAGAAGGAGGCCCGATTCCTTGCAG GGGTGATGGAGCAGTTTGCCATCTCTGAGGCCACTCTCATGGCCTGGTCCTCCATGGATGGTGAGGATGTGAGTGTCAACTCCAACCAGGAGAACCCAGCAAGCAACTACAGTGAGAACTACCAGGAGCTGATGGAGAACCAGG ATCACATGGCCCAGACACAGTATGACAGCTGGCCTCACTCCTATGTCTCTCAGGGCATGTATTGCCTGGGCTCCTCTGATGCGTGGGAGACCAGCGACCAGTCCCTCATTGCTTCCCCGGCTACCGGCTCCTACCTAGGCCAGAACTTTGAGGAGACCCAGTCCAACCTGCAGGAGAGCACATTGATTCAGAGTAGCCTCATCCAGCAGCatcagatgcagcagcagcaaccacAGGCCCTGCTCCAGAACCCAGGGCTCGTTGACATGTGGCCCCCTCAGACTGCCGCAgggggtggcagtggggctgAATCCAGCACTTACATGGGGGTGCATATAGAGGAGGAAGGGAACCCACTACTGGAGAAGGCCCCGCTGCTAAACAAGAAGACCTCTCCAGAGGAGGACGATGCTGTATGCCGGGACCTGGAGTCGCTGTCACCTCGGGAGGAGTTGGAACATGCTGCACTCAGCCGCAAGGTCTCGGATGTCACCTCGTCCGGGGTGCAGTCCTTTgatgaggaggagggggaagcaaacAATTGA